The candidate division WOR-3 bacterium genome segment AACCGGCCTGCCCGACGCTTAGACCCTATTTTTGTATCACGACCTTGCGAACGAGCGGCCGCCCGCCGCCGGCTGCTGACCGTAGGAAGTACACGCCTGAACAGAGTCTGCTCACATCGTTCTCCCCCGGCTGAAGTTCCATCGCCTTTCGACCGGTGATGTCCAGCAACCAGCCTGCGCCCCAGTTACCTGCCAACGGCAGACGGCCGCGCACGATAGTCAACACAGGCCTGTTACTTGCCGCCTGCGGGCTCGGCCGTTGCTCCTTGACGCCGGTCATGCTGTCCCGGATTACCGAGATGCTGTTGGAAGCATAATTGGCTACGTAAATACGGTTTTGAACCGGATTGTGGGCTAAGGCGGTCGGCTCGGCACCGACCGCGATTGTTGCAATGACTTGGTCCGATGCGCCCTGAATGACGGTTACGGTGTTGCTGCCGTGATTGGCGCAATAGACCTTGTTGTTCAGCGGATTGTAGCATAGTGCAAACGGGTCGTCACCCACTTGAACGGTCGCAATCACCTGATTCGAAGCACCGTCTATTACAGTCACGGTCGAGTCACCTTCGTTAGCACAATAGACCTTGTTGTTCCACGTGTTGTAACAGAGCGCATAGGGATAAGTACCGGCTGGAACCGTGGTAATCACTTGATTCGTAACGCCATCTATCGCCGTCACGTCGCTTGAGTACATGTTTGCGGAGTAAACCGTGTTGGTCTGCGGGTTGTAGCACAGCGCACAGGGCCAGGACCCGACTCGTACGGTCGCGATGACCTGGTTCGACGTTGCATCAACTACTGATACGGTGTTGCCCATCGAGTTTGCTGTGTAAACCTTGTTACTCTGTGGATTGTAGCAAACCGCTCCGGGCCGGCTGCCAACTCCGATGGTCGCAATCAACGAGTCAGTCGCACCGTCAATTACAAACACGTTGTTATCCCGGCGGTTGGTGCAATACACCCTGTTGCCCTGGGGATTGTAGCATATGGCCCACGGGTCTTGGCCCAGGGCCCTGGTACCGCTAGCTTGGTTGGTCTCGCAGTCAATTATCGTCATATTGTTATCGCCGACATTGATGCAGTAAACCTTGTTATTCTGGGGATTGAAACACAAGTCCCAGGGCAACCAGCCTGCGCTGACCGTCGCTATCACCCGATTCGATAGCCCGCTAATAACGCTCACATTCTGACTACCATGATTGGCTACATAAGCCGTGTTGGTCTGCGGGTTATAACACAAGGCCCGAGGTTCAGTCCCGGCGGTAACCGTCACCGTCGCCAGCCTCTGAAGCGACGCACCGTCAAGTACCGTGACGCTATGGCTACCCCAGTCCGCGGTATAGACCCGGTTGCACCGGGGATTGTAGCACACCGACTGCGGCCCGGTGCCAACCGGAACCGTTGTATCTGCCTGGTTCGACGTACCATCAATCACCGTCATGCTGTTATCCCAGTAGTTCGCGCAGCAGACCTTATTGTTCCGGGAGTTGTAGCACAGCCCAATCGGTCCGGAACCGACCCGCACGTCCGCAATAATGCTGTCTCCCTCGCCGTCAATCACGGTCACGGTCTGGTAGGTATGGTTTGCGCAATAGACCTTGTTGTTCTGGGGATTGTAGCACAATGCGATCGGCTCGGCTCCGGTCATCATCGTAGTAATTACCTGATTTGACGCACCGTCAATGATTGTCACGTGGGGTCCGAGCTGACTGGCGCAATAGACCTTGTTGTTCTGGGGATTGTAACAGAGTGCGCGCGGCCACGTACCAGCCGGAACCGTAGCGATGACCGTGTCGGCCGCACCGTCAATCACGGTCACGCTGTTGCTGTTGTAGTTCGCGGTATAGACCTTGTTGTTCTGGGAATTATAGCACAGGGCACGGGGCGAAGCGCCGACCCGTACCGTGGCAGTGACCTGATTCGTCACTCCGTCAATCACAGTCACAGTACTGTCACCGCTGTTGGCGCAATAGACCTTGTTGTTCTGGGAATTATAGCACAGGGCACGGGGCTCAGTGCCGGCGGCGGCAGCAGCAACAACCGTATCAGCCGCTCCATCAATCACGGTGACGTTGCTGCTTGCCCGATTCGCGACGTAGACCTTGTTATTCCGGTGGTTGCGGCACAGGGCCGATGGCCAACCACCGACACCAACGGTGGCGATAACATAGTTCGAGTCACCGTCAATCACGGTCAGATTATCGCTGCCCAAGTTCGCGCAATAGACCTTGTTGGCGGCAGAGTCACTGACCAGCGCCCATGGTTGATTCATCCGTGCCCCGATGTAGATTGTCGTCTCCAGCCACTGGGCCGGCGAAGTTGCGGCCGATAGGCACACAAGCAGGGCGATGTTGATGTTGCGCATCGAGCCTCCTTACGAAATCATACTAGGCCAAAGATGAGGAACTGTCAAGGCATTGACACCAATGACCAATCAAGGACCGGGCACTGCCACAAACCGTGGTATGCCGTGCTGCCGCATGGAGAACCACCCGGACTCGACACGATCACGCCGGGAAAGGAAAAGCAAAATCTGACTTCAGACGCACAAGAACAGGCCGAACAGCACTTCCGAGAAACATAACCCACGCCACCCCAGGATGTTAGACTGGTTGCAGGTTGCCTGGGACAGATGCCCGGGGCCCGTTGCACGAAACGGCAGTTGAATGACAAGGGCTAACAAGACCTAACGCTAGCGCTTTCAGCCAGTTGCGACAGAATCCGAGGCCGATAATTCAAGGGTAGGGGTCGCCGGGGAGGCGGCTATCCCCGGAGCCAGAGCCGATGCATGCTCCGGAGCTTGTTCCGGAGCGCAAACCGCAGCTTCTTCCGAAGCGGGTTCCCAAGCTGGTTGCGGAGCTTGCCCCCATGCGGCTTCTGGGGCCTGTTCCGGAGCGGTCTTCGGAGCCCGTGCTGATGCGGAATCCGAGGCCGGTCGCGAAGTCCTTGCCCATGCCCTTGTTTCAGCTCGTGTCGAAGCCCTGCAATCCGCCCGTTCCTGAGCTTCTGCTCCTGCGGACTCTGCCGAAGCCGAGGTCTGATCAGGTGCTGGCAGTTGTTTGACTCCGCTACCTCGGCCGGAGCGTGGCGACCGGCACGACCATCTCGCCAAGCGAGATACCGCCGTGCTGATAGCTCATCTTGTACGTCTTCTCGTACTGCTTCAGCTTTGTAGGATAAATGAAGTAGTAGTCCGAGAAGGCTATCGCGATGTTGCTCGACGTATGCTCTGCTGGCAGCGCGAATACCGCCGGCTCGCGCAGCAGGAGCGCCGTCCGCTCGTCCACCCGCAGTGCGCCGCCGAACTTATAGCGCAGGTTTGGTGATATTTCCCGGCCGCCGTGGATAACCGTGGGCCGCTTCACCCGGATGAAGCCGTGGTCAGAGGTGATAACGACGCGGCAATCAAGTCGAGCCAGCGATTTAAGGAGCGTGAAAACCGCCGAGGAAGAGAACCAGACGCGGGTCATCGCGACCAATGCCTGGTCGTTCGGGATGATTTCGTCCAGAACCTGCGTTGTCTTGACCGAATGGATGAGCTGATCAAGGAAGTTGAATACCAGTACGGTGAAACGGACGCCGGAGTCAAGCAACGCTCCCCTTTCCCGCTGAAGGTCGTCGCTTGAGGGAGCCTTGACGAATGTGAACCGGCCGGTGAATCGGAGCCGGCGCAGGTACTCGGTCAACAGTTCCTTCTCGAACCGGTTCTGGCCTGATTCATCGAATACCCAGTATTGCGGGTATTGCCGCAGAATATCAAGCGGTAGCAGTCCGGAGAAGATGGCGTTACGGGCGTACGGCGTGGCACTGGGCAACAGCGCACAGTAGTAACGGGTCTCAACTTCGAAGTAGTCGCGCAGCAGCGGCGTAATTGCCTCCCACTGGTCAAGCCGCATCGAATCGAACACAAGAAGGTAAGTGGGCCGGTCTTCCCAGTGCGGCCGGACAAACTCCTCGATGAACCGGTGTGACAGCACCGGCGTGTTGTCCGAGACCGGCAACCCGCGACTCGTGACTTGTGATTTTGCCGTGAGCCATCGCTTGTACTCGGCCAGGACGAATCTTGTGAACTCCTCGTTCGCCCGCTGCCACCGGTCCTCCTGAATTTCATTGAGTGCCGCGTCGCCGTAGCGACCCAGAACATTCTGCCAGTAGAACAGACTGCGGCAATACTCAACCCACGCCGGCCAGGTCGAAAGGTCACGTGACTGGTTCATCGCGGCCATGAACTGCTGACCCATTCGCTCGGCCACGAGCCGACGCTTGTCCAGAAGCCGCTTCAGCACCGCGAGCAACTGGGCCGGCGTGAACGGTTTGATAAGAAAGTCGTCCACCATGTCGCCGTACGCTTCGTTGACCACCGCCTCATCATCGGACTTCGTTACCATCGTCACAAGCAGGTTCGGGTCGGTCTGTTTCAGCCGGCGCAGCACCTCAAGCCCCTGCATCCCGGCCATTATCTGGTCCAGAAGCACGAGATCGAACTCACGCTGCTGCGCCAGCTCAAGTCCGTCCAGTCCATTGGTCGCGGTCTCAACTTCATAGCCTTTATCTCGGAGTGCGTAGATGAAAGGCCGCAGAAGGTCTATTTCGTCGTCAATCCAGAGAATCCTCATGCCTACTCCACATCGGTCACAGCGGCACTATTGCCTTACCACCGGTAGTAAGATCGAGAATACGGTCCGACCCGGCCTTGATTCTTTCAGCACTAGCCGGCCCCGGTGATAGTCCTCAACGATTCGCTTGGCCAGCGCGAGACCAACACCCCAGCCGTGCTTCTTGGTCGTGACCCCGGGCTCGAATATCTTCTCGACCTTCACGCCCTCACCGGTATCCCGCACCTCGACTTCAAGCGCCCTGCCGTTGTCTGCCGGCGCGGCACTGACCGCAATCTCGCCCTCGCGTGCACCGATGGCATCAACGCTGTTCCGCAAGAGGTTCTCGAGCGTCCAGGACAACAGAACCTCGTCAACTAGCACCTGAGGGTCGGCCAGGACCGTCAAGTTGAACCGAATTGACCTTGGTGCCCGGCGCCGCACAAACTCGACCGACCGCCTGAGTATCGCACCGAGCGGCTGCGGACTCAGCTTGGGTGGCAAGCCGATTCGGCTGAACCGGTCAAGGATCTCTCGCATTCGCTCGAGGTCCTGGCTCATTGCCTCCATCACCTCGCGCTTGTCGTCGGTGCGCAGCATCTCGGCCCAGGCCGTGAACGAGGACAAAGGCGTTGCGAGCTGATGGGCGGTTTCCTTGGCCAGCGCGGTCCAGATATGCTCCTGCTCCCGACGCTTGTAAACAAGGATGCCCCAGACCCCGACCGTCACAAACCCGACAAGCAACAGCACCTGCAGAACCGAGAAGAACCGGAGTGAACGGACCGAATCGGTCAGACTGGCATTCAGCCGGCGGAGCACAAGCGCCGAGTTCGACAGGCCGTAGTGAATCTCGCCGAGCTGCCGGGTAGAGTCACCGTCTACGACCAAGAGTGGAATCGAGCGGTGCTGGGTATCAAGCTCGGCAACAAGTCGCGCCAGCTCCTCTGGCCTCGGATTCTCGACGCCGAGGTTTCGGTAGGAAATCGGCTTTCCTTCACGGTCGGTGATAATCACTGGGAAGTCAATCTTCTTGATGACTTCCTCGAAGATGATGTCGAGTTCAGGCGACCCCCCGGAGGAAGGCTCGGTTATCCGGCTCATGAACTTCGCATAGATGCTCGTTCGGACCTGGGTGTCGTTCTCCAGTTGCACCGCCAGGTTGCCCGCGTAGTCCCGCCACAGCCGGGACAGCCGTATCAACAGGAACTGGGAATAGAAGAACCAAAATCCGCCTACTGCCAGTATTCCAATAATGAAATAGAGCTGAAGCATGCGGGCGCTGAAGCTCAGACCGGTTCTGAAACGCATTGGCTGTGCGCTCAGGGAATACTAGGACGGGCATTCTTCACTGTCAAGCCGACCGGGAGCCGCACCCATTCGTCCAGGGAAGCGATCGCTGAACCATTATCCCGGCTTGACCGGTGCCGTAGCGTGAACTAAGATGAACCAAAGGAGCACCCCTTGAAGAAATGGGAATATAAGTTCGTCTGGATCGACATTCACATGAGCCCGGTCCTACTGATGGCACGCTGGGGCGTCCAGGTGCCGGGCGAGAGCAAAGCTCGGAGTTCGATGGAAGGCGTCGAACAGTACGTCACTGAACTGGGCGCGCAGGGATGGGAACTGGTCTCCGTAATAAACGGCACAAACCAAGATGGCATCATCACCAAGGCGATCCTGTTCTTCAAACGCCCGGTAATCGAAGCAGTTGCCCCTGAAGCGTGAAGACCGTCTTCAGTGTGAACAGCCATGAGATTCAACTGGGTTGACCTGCTGTCAATTGCGCTTGTGGCCGGTGTCGGCGGAGTCCAGTTCACACGCGGCATCAAGGACCTGTCGAGAGTATTCTACGAAGCAGTGTTTCTCATTGCCGCGGTCATCGCCGCGAGCCGGCTCTTCGACTTGACCGAGCGTGCACTCAGTATCAAACCATTTATCGCATTTGCCGGTGTCTTCGTACTTGCGGCTGCACTCGGCATCTGGCTTGCCAATCTTCTGAACCGGGTCTTGGCGTTCGACATGGGCGGCTTCAATTACCTGTTCGCTCTGGGTCTTGGCGTAGTCTGCGGCTGGGTCATCGGCCACGCGGTGCTTCGTTCATTGTACCTTGCCCTGTCCGGCAACAAGGAGCAATTAGTGACCGTGCACCGCTCCTGGATGGCAAGCCAGCTTCTGTTCTTCGGTGCCTTCCGGGAATTCCTCGTTATCCTGCGGTTTGCACGCTATAGCAACGTGCCAGAGTAACCAACGGACGCTGAGCTAAAGGCCCTTCTCAAAAACTCGGTAGCGCTTGTAAACCCGGGCACCGAGTTCACGGTCGAAGTCGTTAATCAGGCGGTTGTCCTCTAGATTCCAGGAAAGCTCACACCAGTGGTAACCTTTCTTGCGCATGAACTGCTCGGTCTCATAGAACAGTAGCACCGGCAGACCTAGCCGCCGGTACTCGGCCTTGAACCCGAAGACCAGCGCCCGGGCACCACTGACCCGACGCCGGTAGTAGAGGAACCTGATGCTGCCAACTAGGCCAAGCCTGCCGCCAAGGTGGCTCAGTACCTGGTTGATATCCGGCAGGGTAATCGAAAGCCCGGCCGGTTTGCCGTCATAGAAGGCAAGAAGCACCATCTCCGGTTGAGCGAACACCTTGAGCTGCTCGGCCATCAAGTCCATCTCAGCATCGGTCATTGGCGAGAACCCCCAGTTTTTCTGCCAGGACTCGTTGTACAGCTCTTTGATGATTGTCATCTCGTGCTTCAGGTCCTTCATGTTGACCGGCCGGACTGTGATACGCGGGTTCTCGCGCAGTTTGCGGGCAAGATTGGCGAGCCGTTCAGGCATCGGCGTGGTCGCGTACTTGATAAAGGCAAGCAGGTCCTTGGCCTTGCAAAAGCCGGCGGCCTCGACTAGTCTCGGATAGTACGGTGGGTTGTAAGGCATCATGATGACCGGCGGCCGGTCAAATCCCTGGACCAGGAATCCCCATTCGTCGTTCGAAGAAGGACTCATCGGTCCCCGCATCATGTTCATACCCTGATTGCGCACCCAGCCGGTTGCCGCACCAAGCAGTACCTCAGCAACCTCCTGGTCTTCGACCGTCTCGAAGAAACCGAATGAGCCAAGCTTCTCGTTCCACAGGTTGTTGTAGTTGTCGTCCACCTGGGCGCTGATGCGGCCAACTATCTCACCGTTCCGCTCCGCTAGAAACAGCGTCCGGCGCGCGTGTTGCCAGAACGGATGATGCTCACAGTCGAGCAGCTTCTTCACTTCCTGCTTCAGCGGCGGCACCCAGTTGTGGTCATTTGCGTATATCCTACGAGGGAAGTCAAGAAAAACTTCAAGCTGGCCCGGGGTTCGAACCTCAACTATGCTGACCATGACCGCAGGATATTCTTACCGTGCTGAGTGGACACTGTCAAGCCCGTCGGGCGGTGAGTACCGCACCGCTAGGCTGCTCGTCGCGAGTGGCCCAGTGCGCCAACTAGGTCAATCGCTGAGACCGGGCAGACCTTGCGACACTCGCCACAGCCGATGCACCGCTCGGCAATGACGCGGTGCTGTTTTCCCGCTTCGCCCTCAATTGCCTTGAACTGGCACACATTGATACAGGCTTGGCAGCCGTTGCAATTTGGGTTTATTGTGGCTTTAGGCCGGCCCGGTGCGCGGTCGACAAACGACTTCGTCGGGCACTTGTGCACGCAGATACCGCAGTCAATGCACTTGGTAAAGTCCATCACTGGTAGGTTGTCAACAAGCGTAAGCGCCCCTACCGGACAGGACTTGACGCACACGCCACAGGCGATACAGCCGACCCGGCACACTTCCTTGACCCGGCGGCCCCGGTCGTGTGAGGCACAAGCAAGGAATACCAGTTTAGACCGGGGCAGGAGCGCAAGCGTCTGCTTGGGACACTCGCGAACGCACCGGCCGCAGCCGGTGCAGCGCTTCTCGTCAACTACTGGCAGACCGTTTTCGCCAATCCTGATTGCACTGAACGGACACACCGAAACGCAGTGGCCCATGCCGATACAGCCGTAGATGCAGGCCTTTGGTCCACCGAGTAGGAGCGCGGCCTGTCGGCAGTTGTACGTTCCTTCGTAACGGAACCGTCGTGGCGCCTCAGCCCGGCCACCCCGGCAGACGAGAACTGCGACCATTGGTTCGGCCGCAACCGCTTCCTGGCCCATGATTTCGCCGATCCGTGCCGCAACTGCCGGACCGCCAACTGTGCAGGCGTTCACTGCCGCCTTGCCAGCAGCCACCGCCGCCGCATAGCCGTCGCAGCCTGGAAAACCGCATGCCCCGCAGTTGGCCCCAGGCAGCGCGGCTCGAACCGCGGCCTCGCGCTCATCCGCCTTTACCGCCAGCTTCATCGAAGCGATGACCAGAATCGCTGCAATCACCAGTCCGAGCCCACCCAGGCCGGCAACCGCTTTGGCAACTAGAACGAAATCCAAGAATAACTCCTACAACGCAATCCCGAACAGGGACGCAAACCCCAGAAACGCTAGTGAGACAAGTGAAGCGGCAACGAAAGCGATCGGGTAGCCGGCGAACGAGGGTGAGACCGGCGCGTCCTCAAGCCGCTCACGGATTGCCGCAAACAGGGTGATTGCCAGCGCAAACCCGGCTGCGGTGCCAAGCGCAAATACCGTCGCCTGAAACAGGTTGAACCGGTAGTCAATGTTCAGGAATGTCACCGCCAGAATCGCGCAGTTCGTCGTGATGAGCGGCAGATAGATGCCCATCGCCGAATACAGCGCACGGACGTACTTTTTCAGAACCATCTCGACAAATTGAACCAGGCCGGCAATAACCAGGATGAAAACCGCCGTGCGCAAGAACACAAGGCCGAGCGGCGCAAGCAGGACGTGATACAATAGCCACGAAACCCACGCCGCAAGCAACATGACGAAAAGCACCGCCGCCGACATGCCGACCGAAGTACTAAGCGAAGTCGAAACCCCGAAGAACGGACACAGCCCGATGAAGCGCATTAGGAGAATGTTGTTGACAAGAAAGGCCCCCATGAAAATCTGGGCTGGATTGAGCTTCATGACCCACGCCTCCCTTCTCGCTGCAGTTTGTTGACCAGGGCCTTGAGCACGCCGATGAGAAAGAAGGCACCGGGCGGAAAGGTCATGAATAGCACCGGCGCAGCCCGGAAAGCATCAGGCGTGACCGGCATCCCGAACCAGGTGCCGGCGGCGAAAATCTCACGCAGGCTGCCCATCACGAACATGACGAGCGCATACCCGGCCGACTTGCCCAACGCATCGAGCAGGGAATCGAATACGCCATGGCCGTAGGCAAACGCCTCAGCCCGGCCAAGAATGATGCAGTTGACAACAATCAGCGGCACGAAGACGCCGAGCACACGGTAGAGCGCCGGCTGGTAGGCTTGGAGTACGTAGTCAATGATCGTAACGAAAGTGGAGATAACGATAATAAAAATTGGTATTCGGACCGAATCGGGCACGAGCCGGCGCACTAGCGACACGACCACATTCGACCCGACCAGCACAAACGTCACCGCCGCGGCCATGCCCAATGCATCGCGGGCAGAAATACTGGTAGCCAGGGTCGGACACAGGCCGATCATCAGAATCAGAACCGGATTCTCCCGAATGATTCCGGCAGTGAAATAGGACCAGCGGGACGGCCGGCTCGGCATCATGGCTTCGGCTCCTGAGGAACCGCTAACCCGGGAACAGCTCCGCTGGCTCCGGCTGGTCGGAAGTCGTACTTCTCCAACCCGTGTTTCAGACCGTTCAGTACCGCACGGGTTGTTATCGTGGCGCCGGTGATCGCATCAATCGAACCGCCGTCTTTTCTGAGTTTCAATTCCGAAGTAGTCTTACCAAGAAACTGCTGCCCAAACCACGGTTCCAGAACTTTGAGCCCAAGACCCGGTGTCTCTTTGAGGCCCTCGGCCGCACCGGCAAATCGTATCCCGACAATCCAGCCCGCGGTATCAACCCCGGCCAGAACCGGAACCGGCCCGCCATATCCTCGGCTCGCAACCCGCATGACAATACCGACCTTGCTGCCGGCCTCGTCCAGGCCGACCCACAGTGAATCGTGCTCTTGGGTCTGAAATGTCCTGGCCTGAGGCAGCACCTGACTCAGCGCTGCACTTGTTGCCTCTTCCTGCTGCCTGGCAATCTTCGGCCTGGTC includes the following:
- a CDS encoding beta-propeller fold lactonase family protein; translated protein: MRNINIALLVCLSAATSPAQWLETTIYIGARMNQPWALVSDSAANKVYCANLGSDNLTVIDGDSNYVIATVGVGGWPSALCRNHRNNKVYVANRASSNVTVIDGAADTVVAAAAAGTEPRALCYNSQNNKVYCANSGDSTVTVIDGVTNQVTATVRVGASPRALCYNSQNNKVYTANYNSNSVTVIDGAADTVIATVPAGTWPRALCYNPQNNKVYCASQLGPHVTIIDGASNQVITTMMTGAEPIALCYNPQNNKVYCANHTYQTVTVIDGEGDSIIADVRVGSGPIGLCYNSRNNKVCCANYWDNSMTVIDGTSNQADTTVPVGTGPQSVCYNPRCNRVYTADWGSHSVTVLDGASLQRLATVTVTAGTEPRALCYNPQTNTAYVANHGSQNVSVISGLSNRVIATVSAGWLPWDLCFNPQNNKVYCINVGDNNMTIIDCETNQASGTRALGQDPWAICYNPQGNRVYCTNRRDNNVFVIDGATDSLIATIGVGSRPGAVCYNPQSNKVYTANSMGNTVSVVDATSNQVIATVRVGSWPCALCYNPQTNTVYSANMYSSDVTAIDGVTNQVITTVPAGTYPYALCYNTWNNKVYCANEGDSTVTVIDGASNQVIATVQVGDDPFALCYNPLNNKVYCANHGSNTVTVIQGASDQVIATIAVGAEPTALAHNPVQNRIYVANYASNSISVIRDSMTGVKEQRPSPQAASNRPVLTIVRGRLPLAGNWGAGWLLDITGRKAMELQPGENDVSRLCSGVYFLRSAAGGGRPLVRKVVIQK
- a CDS encoding response regulator codes for the protein MRILWIDDEIDLLRPFIYALRDKGYEVETATNGLDGLELAQQREFDLVLLDQIMAGMQGLEVLRRLKQTDPNLLVTMVTKSDDEAVVNEAYGDMVDDFLIKPFTPAQLLAVLKRLLDKRRLVAERMGQQFMAAMNQSRDLSTWPAWVEYCRSLFYWQNVLGRYGDAALNEIQEDRWQRANEEFTRFVLAEYKRWLTAKSQVTSRGLPVSDNTPVLSHRFIEEFVRPHWEDRPTYLLVFDSMRLDQWEAITPLLRDYFEVETRYYCALLPSATPYARNAIFSGLLPLDILRQYPQYWVFDESGQNRFEKELLTEYLRRLRFTGRFTFVKAPSSDDLQRERGALLDSGVRFTVLVFNFLDQLIHSVKTTQVLDEIIPNDQALVAMTRVWFSSSAVFTLLKSLARLDCRVVITSDHGFIRVKRPTVIHGGREISPNLRYKFGGALRVDERTALLLREPAVFALPAEHTSSNIAIAFSDYYFIYPTKLKQYEKTYKMSYQHGGISLGEMVVPVATLRPR
- a CDS encoding HAMP domain-containing sensor histidine kinase, producing the protein MRFRTGLSFSARMLQLYFIIGILAVGGFWFFYSQFLLIRLSRLWRDYAGNLAVQLENDTQVRTSIYAKFMSRITEPSSGGSPELDIIFEEVIKKIDFPVIITDREGKPISYRNLGVENPRPEELARLVAELDTQHRSIPLLVVDGDSTRQLGEIHYGLSNSALVLRRLNASLTDSVRSLRFFSVLQVLLLVGFVTVGVWGILVYKRREQEHIWTALAKETAHQLATPLSSFTAWAEMLRTDDKREVMEAMSQDLERMREILDRFSRIGLPPKLSPQPLGAILRRSVEFVRRRAPRSIRFNLTVLADPQVLVDEVLLSWTLENLLRNSVDAIGAREGEIAVSAAPADNGRALEVEVRDTGEGVKVEKIFEPGVTTKKHGWGVGLALAKRIVEDYHRGRLVLKESRPGRTVFSILLPVVRQ
- a CDS encoding DUF4177 domain-containing protein, with product MKKWEYKFVWIDIHMSPVLLMARWGVQVPGESKARSSMEGVEQYVTELGAQGWELVSVINGTNQDGIITKAILFFKRPVIEAVAPEA
- a CDS encoding acyl-CoA N-acyltransferase, whose amino-acid sequence is MVSIVEVRTPGQLEVFLDFPRRIYANDHNWVPPLKQEVKKLLDCEHHPFWQHARRTLFLAERNGEIVGRISAQVDDNYNNLWNEKLGSFGFFETVEDQEVAEVLLGAATGWVRNQGMNMMRGPMSPSSNDEWGFLVQGFDRPPVIMMPYNPPYYPRLVEAAGFCKAKDLLAFIKYATTPMPERLANLARKLRENPRITVRPVNMKDLKHEMTIIKELYNESWQKNWGFSPMTDAEMDLMAEQLKVFAQPEMVLLAFYDGKPAGLSITLPDINQVLSHLGGRLGLVGSIRFLYYRRRVSGARALVFGFKAEYRRLGLPVLLFYETEQFMRKKGYHWCELSWNLEDNRLINDFDRELGARVYKRYRVFEKGL
- a CDS encoding 4Fe-4S binding protein; amino-acid sequence: MDFVLVAKAVAGLGGLGLVIAAILVIASMKLAVKADEREAAVRAALPGANCGACGFPGCDGYAAAVAAGKAAVNACTVGGPAVAARIGEIMGQEAVAAEPMVAVLVCRGGRAEAPRRFRYEGTYNCRQAALLLGGPKACIYGCIGMGHCVSVCPFSAIRIGENGLPVVDEKRCTGCGRCVRECPKQTLALLPRSKLVFLACASHDRGRRVKEVCRVGCIACGVCVKSCPVGALTLVDNLPVMDFTKCIDCGICVHKCPTKSFVDRAPGRPKATINPNCNGCQACINVCQFKAIEGEAGKQHRVIAERCIGCGECRKVCPVSAIDLVGALGHSRRAA
- a CDS encoding RnfABCDGE type electron transport complex subunit A; this translates as MKLNPAQIFMGAFLVNNILLMRFIGLCPFFGVSTSLSTSVGMSAAVLFVMLLAAWVSWLLYHVLLAPLGLVFLRTAVFILVIAGLVQFVEMVLKKYVRALYSAMGIYLPLITTNCAILAVTFLNIDYRFNLFQATVFALGTAAGFALAITLFAAIRERLEDAPVSPSFAGYPIAFVAASLVSLAFLGFASLFGIAL
- a CDS encoding RnfABCDGE type electron transport complex subunit E, whose amino-acid sequence is MMPSRPSRWSYFTAGIIRENPVLILMIGLCPTLATSISARDALGMAAAVTFVLVGSNVVVSLVRRLVPDSVRIPIFIIVISTFVTIIDYVLQAYQPALYRVLGVFVPLIVVNCIILGRAEAFAYGHGVFDSLLDALGKSAGYALVMFVMGSLREIFAAGTWFGMPVTPDAFRAAPVLFMTFPPGAFFLIGVLKALVNKLQREGRRGS
- a CDS encoding FMN-binding protein, coding for TRPKIARQQEEATSAALSQVLPQARTFQTQEHDSLWVGLDEAGSKVGIVMRVASRGYGGPVPVLAGVDTAGWIVGIRFAGAAEGLKETPGLGLKVLEPWFGQQFLGKTTSELKLRKDGGSIDAITGATITTRAVLNGLKHGLEKYDFRPAGASGAVPGLAVPQEPKP